The following coding sequences lie in one Lepeophtheirus salmonis chromosome 11, UVic_Lsal_1.4, whole genome shotgun sequence genomic window:
- the LOC121125980 gene encoding uncharacterized protein isoform X1 codes for MSMGKQLVTRRIINFFLPDRVRSFASSVVLNPTIDYEEFEKYRKEHSKSVVIVDVRDPDELISPGAISGTVNVPLGEIANAFGELNVNEFSAKYGVEKPNATDPLVFFCLKGIRSQSAMDTVKALGFSNTANYVGSYLDWAEKNKS; via the exons ATGTCGATGGGAAAACAACTTGTGACTCGAcgaataataaactttttcctTCCAGATCGAGTTCGCTCATTTGCATCATCTGTCGTATTAAACCCTACAATAGACTatgaagaatttgaaaaataccgTAAAGAGCATTCCAAGAG CGTGGTAATTGTCGATGTTCGTGATCCCGATGAACTGATATCACCTGGAGCCATTTCAGGTACTGTCAATGTACCTTTGGGAGAAATAGCAAATGCCTTTGGCGAATTAAATGTTAATGAATTTTCTGCGAAATATGGTGTAGAGAAACCCAATGCGACAGATCCCCTAGTTTTCTTTTGCCTCAAAGGAATTCGTTCTCAGAGTGCTATGGACACAGTTAAAGCCTTAGGATTTTCCAACACTGCCAATTATGTCGGATCATATTTGGATTGGgcagagaaaaataaatcttaa
- the LOC121125958 gene encoding tyrosine protein-kinase src-1 isoform X1, with amino-acid sequence MGNCNSSSRQTLTAKMSHIPFERDNNGNTSQELEFQRDDDLRLLRIHNDHFFYMKNLRTKKKGNVLINMVGKKNTFEMELWFFGRIDQVRSSEFLLHPVNIQGSFLVRNSEREEMDYTLVVKNYCYKQDKFEILKYKINFNNGKFFVSTKQKFESLPDLINAFQEGIQRGIACQLTTPCQIVRDANIGLVAINRWELPRNEIEFGRKIGSGHFGTVHMGVWRGSVAVAIKALKSDSDLVKEMKAFFEEIRILQSINHPNLVQIYGVCTDNHPFLMITELLDHGDLLNLLRSDEEHSLFDFDDLLRISLDITNGMCAVSKKGIVHRDIAARNILIDKWYRAKVGDFGM; translated from the exons atgggGAACTGCAATTCATCAAGTCGTCAAACCCTCACAGCAAAAATGTCTCATATTCCCTTTGAAAGGGACAACAATGGTAACACAAGTCAGGAGCTGGAATTTCAACGAGATGATGACTTACGACTTTTAAG GATTCACAATGATCActtcttttatatgaaaaaccTAAGGACTAAGAAAAAAGgcaatgttttaataaatatggttggaaaaaagaatacatttgaAATGGAGCT TTGGTTTTTTGGGCGAATAGATCAAGTACGCAGCTCAGAGTTTCTACTCCATCCCGTGAATATCCAAGGCTCTTTCCTTGTCAGAAACTCTGAGAGAGAAGAAATGGACTATACCCTTGTCGTCAAAAACTACTGTTATAAACAAGATAAATTCGAAatccttaaatataaaattaattttaacaatggTAAATTCTTTGTTTCAACGAAGCAAAAGTTTGAATCTCTACCAGATCTCATCAACGCCTTCCAAGAAGGAATTCAAAGGGGAATTGCCTGTCAATTAACAACTCCTTGTCAGATTGTAAGGGATGCAAACATAGGACTTGTTGCTATTAATCGATGGGAACTGCCAcgaaatgaaattgaatttggGAGGAAAATTGGGTCGGGTCATTTCGGAACAGTTCACATGGGTGTTTGGCGGGGTTCTGTGGCAGTTGCTATCAAAGCCCTCAAGAGCGATTCAGATCTAGTAAAGGAAATGAAGGCTTTTTTCGAGGAAATCCGGATACTTCAATCCATCAATCATCCCAATCTAGTTCAAATATATGGGGTTTGTACAGATAATCATCCATTTCTCATGATCACGGAGTTACTGGATCATGGTGACTTGCTGAACTTATTACGAAGTGATGAGGAACactcattatttgattttgatgaCCTTTTAAGGATATCTCTTGAT ATTACCAATGGAATGTGCGCCGTTTCAAAAAAGGGGATTGTGCATAGAGACATAGCTGCAAGGAATATTCTGATTGACAAATGGTACAGAGCTAAAGTGGGGGACtttggaatgtaa
- the LOC121125957 gene encoding uncharacterized protein, with translation MDTSTIEKDLNDIEKLRSKLKLLKGSTFFRESSVSPEPHPVIKEDPPHFFEKYEENHPKSSMSSSQGELSSYNRILVAVLEENLSLKNELKEIRASKSCPRVTCSVTMKELRTKNSILKEKLSILEKQSSDVASLRKLIERIESKISNIDLNKTVKEFKAIPKEITESLRNTLSDELKLLLPSNSFSDNILHFKEDLESKSSYATVASKFIDGKSPPPIIELDKIIIEQDFESSNEQMCIQYFLDNPPGTDKEFRALKVGNKKLRAFTKESSKNVTLNNDLELESYLDESACISIAGWDLFNSLKDVELKTPSYHRIQFDENIIPCCGYVEVSICLTKKKTVSFDTWIFISTEVEDLLFCKGDWKRLKK, from the coding sequence ATGGATACTTCAACAATTGAAAAGGATTTAAATGATATTGAAAAGCTGCGCTCCAAACTGAAGCTCTTAAAGGGCTCCACTTTCTTTCGTGAGTCGTCTGTGTCTCCAGAGCCTCATCCAGTAATTAAAGAGGACCCTcctcacttttttgaaaaatatgaagaaaaccACCCCAAAAGCAGTATGTCAAGTAGCCAAGGAGAATTGTCATCCTATAATAGAATCCTTGTCGCTGTGCTAGAAGAAAATTTAAGTCTGAAGAATGAGCTCAAGGAAATACGGGCTTCTAAATCCTGTCCTAGAGTCACATGTTCTGTGACTATGAAGGAGCTAAGaactaaaaattcaattttaaaggagaaattatccattttagaaaaacaaagtaGTGATGTGGCCTCACTGAGGAAATTAATTGAAAGAATCGAATCAAAGATCTCCAACATTGACTTAAATAAAACAGTCAAAGAATTTAAAGCGATTCCGAAGGAAATAACAGAGTCCTTGAGGAACACTTTGTCTGATGAACTCAAGCTCCTGTTGCCTTCAAATTCATTCtcagataatattttacatttcaagGAAGACCTAGAATCCAAATCCAGTTATGCGACAGTCGCTTCAAAATTCATTGATGGAAAATCTCCTCCACCAATTATCGAGTTAGATAAAATCATCATTGAGCAAGACTTTGAATCATCAAATGAACAAATGTGTATTCAATATTTCCTCGACAATCCTCCAGGCACTGACAAAGAGTTCAGGGCTCTGAAAGttggaaataaaaagttgagAGCCTTTACTAAAGAGTCGAGCAAGAATGTtactttaaataatgatttggaATTGGAGTCATACTTGGACGAATCTGCCTGCATATCCATTGCAGGATGGGATCTATTCAACTCCTTAAAAGACGTAGAATTGAAGACTCCATCATATCATCGCATTCAATTTGATGAGAACATTATTCCTTGTTGTGGCTATGTGGAAGTAAGTATTTGTCTAACGAAAAAGAAAACCGTGTCATTTGATACTTGGATATTCATTTCAACTGAAGTTGAGGATCTTTTATTCTGTAAAGGAGACTGGAAAAGACTTAAAAAGTAA
- the LOC121125935 gene encoding carboxylic ester hydrolase, with amino-acid sequence MVQLKKIMRKEIILAVIFLSTAHIGACRSRPDTEREPILSHHEAEPQEKHSQPSAENAEPKHGDILTGEDRSREEGEIKVQGKWEFPVAITKSGMLWGTIEETRTGGRILAFRGIRHVRPPVGDLRFKAPVPFPRWDGIREAKKNGHFCPQHMYYKPDVWIGEEDCLWLNVFSRDLAVNKKRPVIVWIHGGNFVRGSAADYEPDYLLDEDIVLVTIQYRLGMFGFLSSEDQYAPGNYGMLDQVAALQWVKTNIDAFSGDVNHITIMGQQAGGASVHYHMLSSLSRGLFHRAISLSGSALSWWASLKRPLERAKKLARLLECPYDADKSKEMIECIRGIEMEKMMNTHPNFYEWKHLNQNQEPVNAWSPRVDPEAALSFMPNEPIDLMTAGNFQHVPWIAGITDDEGAFKGSAFFSEMRNVREFEEDFEKIGPLMFGFHDGQSEAPKMMARKVMDYYWNGKELTKENAKSLVDALSDSSYAHPVDTASKIQSIKSQAPVYVYHFGYKGVNSLTQMDTNSHPPQVIQRDIPYGVGNGDDLIYLFPILSGAFRPLPHDDLIFSQRFIQLFTSFATDGKPVIKMGEGIDDFVWHPVDPNNATHLDIGNEMRMDLGLPNHERMNFWQSMPVYWNSDRENYKPAPPLQDKDEL; translated from the exons ATGGTTCAGTTGAAGAAGATCATGAGAAAAGAGATCATACTTGCAGTAATATTTCTGTCCACTGCACATATCGGCGCATGTCGAAGTAGACCAGATACGGAGAGAGAGCCGATTCTATCCCATcat GAAGCCGAGCCACAAGAGAAACATAGTCAACCCTCAGCTGAAAATGCTGAGCCCAAACATGGAGATATTTTGACGGGTGAGGATCGAAGTCGGGAAGAAGGTGAAATTAAAGTACAAGGGAAATGGGAGTTCCCGGTGGCTATTACAAAGTCTGGAATGTTATGGGGAACCATTGAGGAAACGCGGACGGGGGGACGGATCCTTGCTTTTAGAGGGATCCGACATGTAAGACCCCCTGTGGGAGATTTGAGATTTAAAGCTCCTGTTCCCTTTCCTAGATGGGATGGTATCCGTGAAGCGAAGAAAAATGGGCATTTCTGTCCTCAGCATATGTACTATAAGCCTGATGTATGGATTG GTGAGGAAGACTGCCTATGGCTCAATGTATTTTCCCGCGACTTGGCTGTTAATAAAAAACGTCCAGTCATTGTTTGGATTCACGGAGGAAACTTTGTCCGTGGATCTGCCGCTGACTACGAGCCTGATTACCTTCTAGATGAAGACATTGTTCTTGTTACCATTCAATATAGATTGGGAATGTTTGGATTCCTGTCCTCTGAAGATCAATATGCTCCTGGAAACTATGGAATGTTGGATCAA GTTGCAGCTCTACAATGGGTTAAAACCAATATCGATGCTTTTAGTGGAGACGTTAATCACATCACCATTATGGGTCAACAAGCTGGAGGTGCCTCCGTACATTATCATATGCTCTCTTCTTTGAGTCGCGGTCTTTTCCATAGAGCAATTTCCCTCTCTGGTTCTGCTCTCTCTTGGTGGGCGAGTTTGAAAAGACCCCTGGAGCGTGCAAAGAAATTGGCCAGACTTTTGGAATGTCCTTATGATGCTGATAAGTCCAAGGAAATGATTGAATGCATTAGAGgaatagaaatggaaaaaatgatgAACACTCATCCCAATTTTTATGAGTGGAAACATTTGAATCAAAATCAAGAGCCAGTCAACGCATGGAGTCCCAGAGTAGATCCTGAAGCAGCTTTGTCTTTTATGCCTAACGAACCTATTGATCTCATGACAGCTGGAAATTTCCAACATGTTCCTTGGATTGCAGGAATAACTGATGACGAAGGTGCTTTCAAAGGCTCTGCCTTCTTTTCAGAGATGAGGAACGTGAGAGAATTTGAAGAggactttgaaaaaattggacCTCTCATGTTTGGATTCCATGATGGACAATCCGAAGCACCTAAAATGATGGCTAGAAAAGTAATGGATTATTATTGGAATGGAAAGGAATTGACAAAGGAGAACGCCAAATCCTTGGTTGATGCCTTGTCGGACTCTAGCTATGCTCATCCTGTGGATACTGCCTCTAAAATCCAATCTATCAAAAGTCAAGCTCCAGTTTATGTATATCATTTTGGTTACAAGGGAGTTAATTCCCTCACTCAAATGGACACAAATTCTCATCCTCCACAAGTAATACAAAGAGACATTCCCTATGGTGTTGGTAACGGAGATgatctgatttatttatttcctattttatcTGGAGCCTTTCGTCCACTACCTCATGATGATCTCATATTTTCTCAACGCTTCATTCAACTCTTTACCAGTTTTGCCACTGATGGAAAGCCTGTCATCAAAATGGGGGAGGGCATTGATGACTTTGTTTGGCATCCAGTTGATCCCAACAATGCAACTCATTTAGATATTGGTAACGAAATGAGAATGGATCTTGGATTGCCAAATCATGAAAGAATGAACTTTTGGCAGAGCATGCCTGTCTATTGGAACTCAGATCGTGAAAACTATAAGCCAGCTCCACCTCTTCAAGATAAGGATGAGCTCTAA
- the LOC121125982 gene encoding copper chaperone for superoxide dismutase-like: MVESVMVETVVEFQVNMTCQNCVKKISSELAAQDGISSYDIDLKSQSVVVSSVQPTSDIKCLIESTGKRAVVVGSSGKTLQSGLSSAVAMLGGTIGSSINQKTIGVIRFTQVDDENCIIDGTIDGLSPGYHGLAVHESGDLSQGCNSLGGHYNPRNMRHGSPLDKERHVGDLGNVLANEEGRAIFRISDKLIKVWDLIGRSVAVGSEPDDFGRGTSSSSSIDGNTGVKLACGIIARSSGLFQNSKRFCDCDGVSLWDERDKPLAGPGRNES, encoded by the exons atggTTGAAT CAGTCATGGTAGAAACCGTCGTGGAGTTCCAAGTCAATATGACTTGCCAAAACTGTGTAAAGAAAATTTCATCCGAATTGGCTGCACAAGATGGTATATCTAGTTATGACATTGATTTGAAATCCCAGTCTGTTGTAGTTTCGTCAGTCCAGCCAACAAGTGACATTAAGTGTCTCATAGAGTCAACGGGTAAAAGAGCAGTAGTGGTGGGCTCCTCAGGAAAGACATTACAATCAGGATTGTCATCTGCCGTTGCAATGCTTGGAGGAACTATTGGGTcttcaataaatcaaaagaCTATTGGTGTTATTCGGTTTACGCAAGTTGATGATGAAAACTGTATTATCGACGGTACTATTGATGGTCTTAGCCCTGGATATCACGGTCTAGCAGTCCATGAATCTGGGGACCTTAGTCAGGGCTGTAATAGTTTAGGTGGACATTATAACCCTCGAAATATGAGGCATGGAAGCCCGTTGGATAAGGAAAGACATGTAGGAGACTTGGGAAATGTTTTAGCGAATGAGGAAGGACGAGCAATTTTTAGGATTTCAGATAAACTTATTAAGGTATGGGACTTGATTGGAAGGTCTGTAGCAGTCGGAAGTGAGCCAGATGATTTTGGTCGAGGAACCAGTTCCTCCTCTTCG ATTGATGGAAATACCGGGGTTAAATTGGCATGTGGAATCATAGCTCGATCCTCGGGGCTTTTTCAAAACTCAAAACGTTTTTGTGATTGTGATGGAGTTTCTCTTTGGGATGAACGTGATAAACCCTTGGCGGGTCCTGGAAGAAATGAATCCTAA
- the LOC121125958 gene encoding tyrosine protein-kinase src-1 isoform X2: MGNCNSSSRQTLTAKMSHIPFERDNNGNTSQELEFQRDDDLRLLRIHNDHFFYMKNLRTKKKGNVLINMVGKKNTFEMELWFFGRIDQVRSSEFLLHPVNIQGSFLVRNSEREEMDYTLVVKNYCYKQDKFEILKYKINFNNGKFFVSTKQKFESLPDLINAFQEGIQRGIACQLTTPCQIVRDANIGLVAINRWELPRNEIEFGRKIGSGHFGTVHMGVWRGSVAVAIKALKSDSDLVKEMKAFFEEIRILQSINHPNLVQIYGVCTDNHPFLMITELLDHGDLLNLLRSDEEHSLFDFDDLLRISLDVRYSPCLSIALVHTFILPMECAPFQKRGLCIET, translated from the exons atgggGAACTGCAATTCATCAAGTCGTCAAACCCTCACAGCAAAAATGTCTCATATTCCCTTTGAAAGGGACAACAATGGTAACACAAGTCAGGAGCTGGAATTTCAACGAGATGATGACTTACGACTTTTAAG GATTCACAATGATCActtcttttatatgaaaaaccTAAGGACTAAGAAAAAAGgcaatgttttaataaatatggttggaaaaaagaatacatttgaAATGGAGCT TTGGTTTTTTGGGCGAATAGATCAAGTACGCAGCTCAGAGTTTCTACTCCATCCCGTGAATATCCAAGGCTCTTTCCTTGTCAGAAACTCTGAGAGAGAAGAAATGGACTATACCCTTGTCGTCAAAAACTACTGTTATAAACAAGATAAATTCGAAatccttaaatataaaattaattttaacaatggTAAATTCTTTGTTTCAACGAAGCAAAAGTTTGAATCTCTACCAGATCTCATCAACGCCTTCCAAGAAGGAATTCAAAGGGGAATTGCCTGTCAATTAACAACTCCTTGTCAGATTGTAAGGGATGCAAACATAGGACTTGTTGCTATTAATCGATGGGAACTGCCAcgaaatgaaattgaatttggGAGGAAAATTGGGTCGGGTCATTTCGGAACAGTTCACATGGGTGTTTGGCGGGGTTCTGTGGCAGTTGCTATCAAAGCCCTCAAGAGCGATTCAGATCTAGTAAAGGAAATGAAGGCTTTTTTCGAGGAAATCCGGATACTTCAATCCATCAATCATCCCAATCTAGTTCAAATATATGGGGTTTGTACAGATAATCATCCATTTCTCATGATCACGGAGTTACTGGATCATGGTGACTTGCTGAACTTATTACGAAGTGATGAGGAACactcattatttgattttgatgaCCTTTTAAGGATATCTCTTGATGTAAGATACTCTCCTTGCTTAAGTATAGCTTTAGTACATACCTTCAT ATTACCAATGGAATGTGCGCCGTTTCAAAAAAGGGGATTGTGCATAGAGACATAG
- the LOC121125980 gene encoding uncharacterized protein isoform X2, whose protein sequence is MEQSNQHSKDRVRSFASSVVLNPTIDYEEFEKYRKEHSKSVVIVDVRDPDELISPGAISGTVNVPLGEIANAFGELNVNEFSAKYGVEKPNATDPLVFFCLKGIRSQSAMDTVKALGFSNTANYVGSYLDWAEKNKS, encoded by the exons ATGGAACAATCTAATCAACATAGTaaag ATCGAGTTCGCTCATTTGCATCATCTGTCGTATTAAACCCTACAATAGACTatgaagaatttgaaaaataccgTAAAGAGCATTCCAAGAG CGTGGTAATTGTCGATGTTCGTGATCCCGATGAACTGATATCACCTGGAGCCATTTCAGGTACTGTCAATGTACCTTTGGGAGAAATAGCAAATGCCTTTGGCGAATTAAATGTTAATGAATTTTCTGCGAAATATGGTGTAGAGAAACCCAATGCGACAGATCCCCTAGTTTTCTTTTGCCTCAAAGGAATTCGTTCTCAGAGTGCTATGGACACAGTTAAAGCCTTAGGATTTTCCAACACTGCCAATTATGTCGGATCATATTTGGATTGGgcagagaaaaataaatcttaa
- the LOC121125981 gene encoding leukocyte receptor cluster member 1 homolog → MNILPKKRWHVRTRDNINRVRRDEAKAAEEEKEKERRIEVADREVRLQLLRSKANANRSDVAEPLLPSTSFEHVNFFKDLEEGETTKNSNEENQAEKKKDQEDWEKKMGILTYLGGERVDEAWWEKGREKIDETSIKDPSRKEAMDPLGDIRGYLRTSGVKRLATESSEEKNPVTSHKKKKKHRRHRSSSSSSPYTKKKKSKKSKKKKYHKRRRQRHSSSSSSDSFSSGNESKIAEKSKKKEMLDLLRLERLERENKERVRESRIKNGLSADPGPEEKTPAQEGPTRKYNSQFNPEFARQNKLNVKTKYWLE, encoded by the exons ATGaatatattaccaaaaaaaag GTGGCATGTTCGTACACGGGATAATATCAACCGAGTTCGAAGAGATGAGGCTAAGGCTGCTGAGGAAGAGAAAGAGAAG gaACGGAGGATTGAAGTAGCGGATCGAGAAGTGAGACTTCAACTACTACGAAGTAAAGCCAATGCGAATAGGTCCGACGTCGCCGAGCCCCTTCTTCCCTCTACCTCCTTTGAGCATGTCAATTTTTTCAAGGATCTTGAAGAAGGTGAAACAACAAAGAACTCAAATGAAGAGAATCAAGCTGAGAAGAAGAAGGATCAAGAGGATTGGGAGAAGAAAATGGGGATTTTGACGTATTTGGGTGGGGAAAGAGTGGATGAGGCCTGGTGGGAAAAGGGGCGAGAGAAGATTGATGAAACGAGTATCAAGGATCCGAGTAGAAAGGAGGCAATGGATCCTTTAGGAGACATTAGGGGTTATTTGCGTACATCCGGTGTCAAACGCCTTGCCACAGAGTCGTCAGAGGAAAAAAATCCTGTAACCTCCcacaagaagaaaaagaagcatCGACGACATcgctcctcctcctcctcttctccatatacaaagaaaaaaaagtcgaaaaaatcaaagaagaaaaagtatcaCAAGCGACGACGACAAAGACACTCTTCCTCCTCCTCATCTGATTCATTCAGCAGTGGCAATGAATCTAAAATTGCggaaaaatccaaaaagaaagaaatgctGGATCTACTAAGATTAGAAAGACTTGAACGAGAGAATAAAGAGAGAGTAAGAGAGTCTCGCATCAAGAATGGTCTAAGTGCAGATCCAGGACCTGAAGAAAAAACTCCAGCTCAAGAAGGTCCGACTAGAAAGTATAACTCTCAATTCAATCCTGAATTTGCTcgtcaaaataaattgaatgtaaAGACCAAGTATTGGTTGGAATAG